In Populus alba chromosome 9, ASM523922v2, whole genome shotgun sequence, a genomic segment contains:
- the LOC118045530 gene encoding BTB/POZ domain-containing protein At3g44820, with product MAPAGKVTGFHKEGNDWFCNAGLPSDITVVVDGIKFHLHKFPLVSKCGKIARICEESSEKALVTVLEEFPGGLDTFLIAVKFCYGLRMELTPRNIVMVYCAADYLQMMDEFGEDNLLSKSENFFHKNVLHNWKDCILALQSSDPVIARAEKLQIIRKCLSALSMMVCTDPSLFGWPMMMYGSLQSPGGSILWNGINTGARIRSAESDWWFEDISYLSVGLFERLINTMETRGIRPEILVGAIMYYGRKYLPGLGRWKSGQSGKTRTVASFSLTPAVVDQKVLIETIEKLLPEKKGKSFCCFLLGLLRVALILGVSQMCKDSLERRIGMQLEVATLDSLLIPVYSDSDTLYDVDCVERIIHHFMSSESRITSFSPPSLDPETSPASEPLRKVAKLIDNYIAEVASDVNLKPRKIRFLAEALPESSRPLHDGLYRALDIYFKAHPWLSEKEKEELCNIIDYQKLSIDACAHASQNARLPLRVVLQVLFFEQMQLRTALAGCLNVLDTESAPAGPMTVPSEMAGQIVQRDGWITVVRENQVLKGDMESMRSRVGELEEEFNKIKQEMKKVTKSHSSLSSPRLVARKIGCKLIPRSTDAQPDPVDSAGPTPRASIEQARRSHHSRHRKSFSLF from the exons ATGGCCCCTGCAGGGAAAGTTACTGGTTTTCACAAAGAGGGTAATGACTG GTTCTGCAATGCAGGGTTGCCAAGTGATATCACTGTTGTTGTGGATGGTATAAAGTTTCATCTTCATAAG TTTCCACTGGTATCAAAATGTGGGAAGATAGCACGAATATGTGAAGAATCCTCTGAAAAGGCACTCGTCACAGTATTAGAGGAATTCCCTGGTGGTCTAGACACTTTCTTGATTGCAGTAAAGTTTTGCTATGGCTTACGGATGGAATTGACACCTAGAAACATAGTAATGGTGTATTGTGCAGCAGACTATCTTCAAATGATGGATGAGTTTGGAGAAGATAATTTGCTTTCCAAGTCTGAGAACTTCTTCCACAAGAATGTACTTCACAACTGGAAAGACTGTATATTGGCTCTTCAAAGTTCTGATCCTGTTATTGCAAGGGCTGAAAAGCTCCAGATTATAAGAAAATGTTTGAGTGCTCTATCCATGATGGTATGCACAGATCCTAGTTTGTTTGGATGGCCCATGATGATGTATGGTAGCTTACAGAGCCCTGGTGGTAGCATCCTGTGGAATGGTATAAACACCGGGGCAAGAATCCGAAGCGCAGAATCTGACTGGTGGTTTGAGGACATCTCATACCTTAGTGTAGGTTTGTTTGAAAGATTGATAAATACAATGGAAACCAGAGGCATAAGACCTGAAATTCTTGTGGGTGCAATTATGTATTATGGCAGGAAGTACTTACCGGGCCTGGGCAGGTGGAAGAGTGGACAAAGTGGGAAAACTAGAACAGTTGCCAGTTTTAGCTTGACACCTGCTGTTGTTGATCAAAAGGTTTTGATAGAAACCATTGAGAAACTTCTCCCAGAGAAGAAGGGGAAATCCTTTTGCTGTTTTTTATTGGGACTTCTTCGAGTGGCACTGATACTGGGTGTCAGTCAAATGTGCAAGGACTCTTTAGAGAGGAGAATAGGGATGCAACTGGAAGTGGCGACCCTAGATAGTCTTCTTATTCCTGTGTATTCAGATTCTGATACTTTGTATGATGTTGACTGCGTAGAAAGGATCATTCATCATTTCATGTCTTCAGAATCAAGGATTACATCATTTTCTCCACCATCATTGGACCCAGAAACATCTCCGGCATCTGAACCACTAAGAAAGGTTGCAAAACTGATAGATAACTACATCGCAGAGGTTGCTTCTGATGTAAATTTGAAACCTAGAAAGATACGCTTTCTTGCAGAGGCCCTTCCGGAATCTTCAAGGCCATTGCATGATGGGCTTTACAGAGCACTAGATATATACTTCAAG GCACACCCTTGGCTAtcagagaaggagaaggaagaaCTTTGCAACATCATTGACTACCAGAAGCTCTCCATTGATGCCTGTGCCCATGCTTCCCAGAATGCAAGGTTACCGCTTAGAGTGGTTCTTCAAGTCTTGTTCTTTGAGCAGATGCAATTGAGAACTGCTCTTGCTGGCTGTCTAAATGTCTTGGACACTGAAAGTGCCCCTGCTGGTCCAATGACCGTTCCTAGTGAAATGGCAGGCCAGATTGTGCAGAGAGATGGGTGGATAACAGTTGTGCGAGAGAACCAGGTTTTAAAGGGAGATATGGAAAGTATGAGGTCTAGAGTTGGGGAACttgaagaagaatttaataaaataaaacaggaGATGAAGAAAGTGACCAAATCACATAGCTCTCTTAGTTCCCCTCGTTTGGTTGCCAGGAAAATTGGGTGCAAGCTTATCCCACGATCCACAGATGCCCAGCCTGATCCTGTTGACAGTGCTGGACCCACTCCCAGAGCATCCATTGAACAAGCACGCCGCTCCCACCATTCGAGGCACCGAAAGAGTTTCTCTTTGTTTTGA
- the LOC118045529 gene encoding protein RETICULATA-RELATED 1, chloroplastic, with protein MSVSSLYCKLSPLSNSFASNDVAPIANLTVKIFSSVKNHRNDFRSHPIKLVCSFNNNTHSVKCSFSDSTSGTVTDGNLNDDPGVLDIASELRTDGGDNGCGGDSGGSSGSGGGGGGGGDGGDSEEEKEFGPIMKFEEVMKEIEARGVELPADMMEAAKSIGIRKMFLLRYLDLQGSAWPLGFLMKYCTMLRNRMLADPSFLFKVGTEIVIDSCCATFAEVQKRGKDFWSEFELYAADLLVGIVVDIALVGLLAPYARIGKPAVSGGLFGSIQQACAALPSSVFEAERPGCKFSVKQRTATYFYKGVLYGSVGFGCGLIGQGIANLIMTAKRSIKKSDEDIPVPPLVQSAVLWGVFLALSSNTRYQIINGLEHLVEASPVAKRVPPVAMAFTVGVRFANNIYGGMQFVDWAKSSGVQ; from the exons atgtcAGTTTCTTCGCTGTACTGTAAACTCTCCCCTCTCTCCAACTCCTTTGCTTCTAACGATGTCGCTCCGATCGCTAATCTCACCGTCAAGATTTTCAGTTCCGTCAAAAACCACCGCAACGACTTCCGTTCTCATCCAATAAAATTAGTCTGCTCTTTCAACAATAACACTCACTCTGTTAAATGCTCCTTTTCTGATTCTACCTCCGGTACCGTTACTGACGGTAATTTGAACGATGATCCCGGGGTTTTGGATATTGCTTCTGAGTTGAGAACTGATGGCGGCGATAATGGTTGTGGAGGTGATAGTGGAGGTTCTTCTGgtagtggtggtggaggaggaggtggaggagacGGTGGTGATAGTGAGGAGGAGAAGGAGTTTGGACCGATAATGAAATTCGAGGAAGTAATGAAGGAAATAGAGGCACGTGGAGTTGAGCTTCCTGCTGATATGATGGAAGCTGCTAAATCTATCGGGATTCGCAAAATGTTTCTCCTTCGTTACCTCGATTTGCAG GGATCAGCTTGGCCACTAGGTTTTTTAATGAAGTACTGTACTATGCTGCGTAATCGAATGCTTGCtgatccttcttttcttttcaaagttgGAACAGAG ATAGTTATCGATTCGTGTTGTGCAACGTTTGCGGAGGTCCAGAAGAGGGGAAAGGATTTCTGGTCAGAGTTTGAGTTGTATGCGGCGGATCTTTTGGTTGGGATTGTCGTCGACATTGCTTTGGTTGGATTGCTAGCTCCTTATGCTCGTATTGGGAAGCCGGCTGTTTCAGGTGGGTTGTTTGGGAGCATACAGCAGGCATGTGCGGCTCTTCCTAGCAG tgTTTTTGAAGCTGAAAGGCCAGGATGCAAATTCTCTGTGAAACAGCGCACTGCTACCTACTTTTACAAG GGTGTATTATATGGTTCAGTTGGGTTTGGGTGTGGACTTATTGGCCAAGGCATTGCTAATCTAATAATGACTGCCAAACG AAGCATAAAGAAATCAGATGAGGACATTCCTGTTCCACCTCTTGTGCAAAGTGCGGTTCTTTGGG GTGTGTTTCTTGCTTTATCTTCCAACACTCGCTACCAAATTATTAATGGACTGGAGCACCTGGTTGAAGCATCACCTGTGGCGAAACGTGTCCCACCTGTAGCCATGGCTTTCACTGTTGGTGTGCGATTTGCCAACAATATTTATGGTGGTATGCAGTTCGTAGATTGGGCAAAATCGAGTGGGGTGCAATAG